In a genomic window of Geitlerinema sp. PCC 9228:
- a CDS encoding alpha/beta hydrolase, whose amino-acid sequence MHVQPDLLWLNVSPSLQSLHQPLLRKLARYCTVAQWKYQQNPDEPSCLDIPVTLLHDYLKTSHRPVHLAGHGLAGLVGWLYAKRHPERVRSLTLLAVGANLAVDWQAHYYAQRQLLRCSRSLLLAQMAYHLFGSENRRQNKGLSQMLEWDLDNSPSPHSLLGHFSLSAEAIRVPLLVCGSEDDVAIDPSHLRQWQQFMKPSDRLWVSAAGRHFFHYFYPTDVTHQMLDFWQMASQVAFDRAEAC is encoded by the coding sequence ATGCACGTACAACCAGACCTACTTTGGCTCAATGTCAGCCCCAGCTTGCAGTCTTTGCATCAACCCTTATTGCGAAAACTAGCCCGTTATTGCACAGTGGCGCAGTGGAAATACCAGCAAAATCCCGACGAACCCAGTTGTTTGGATATTCCGGTGACGCTGCTGCACGATTATTTAAAAACCAGCCACCGTCCGGTTCATTTGGCAGGACATGGTTTGGCAGGTTTGGTAGGATGGCTGTATGCCAAGCGACATCCGGAACGAGTGCGATCGCTGACCTTGCTAGCTGTGGGTGCGAATCTAGCGGTAGATTGGCAAGCACACTACTACGCCCAACGGCAACTTTTGCGCTGCAGCCGATCGCTTTTGCTGGCGCAGATGGCATATCATTTGTTTGGTTCGGAAAACCGGCGGCAAAATAAAGGTCTGTCGCAGATGTTGGAATGGGATCTGGATAACTCCCCTTCGCCACATTCGCTGCTGGGGCATTTTTCCCTATCTGCCGAAGCCATTCGGGTACCCTTGTTGGTTTGCGGCAGCGAAGACGACGTGGCGATCGATCCCTCTCACCTGCGACAGTGGCAGCAATTTATGAAACCCAGCGATCGCTTGTGGGTCAGTGCGGCAGGAAGGCACTTTTTCCACTATTTCTATCCCACTGATGTCACCCATCAGATGCTTGACTTTTGGCAAATGGCATCCCAGGTTGCCTTCGATCGCGCCGAAGCCTGCTAG
- a CDS encoding DUF2237 domain-containing protein — translation MTATKARNVLGEELQVCSNSPTTGFYRNGCCDTGAGDFGAHVVCAQVTEAFLEYTKQQGNDLSTPVPMFDFPGLKPGDRWCLCASRWQEALEAGVAPPVVLEATHASAMEYVALEDLKRYALPSS, via the coding sequence ATGACCGCAACCAAAGCGCGTAACGTTCTAGGAGAAGAACTGCAAGTTTGCTCGAACTCTCCCACAACCGGTTTCTATCGCAATGGATGCTGCGACACGGGGGCTGGCGATTTTGGGGCTCACGTGGTTTGCGCTCAAGTAACAGAGGCGTTTTTGGAATATACCAAACAGCAGGGAAACGACCTGAGTACGCCGGTCCCCATGTTTGATTTTCCCGGTTTGAAACCCGGCGATCGCTGGTGTTTGTGTGCTTCTCGTTGGCAGGAAGCTCTGGAGGCTGGGGTAGCCCCACCAGTGGTTTTGGAAGCTACCCATGCCAGTGCTATGGAATATGTTGCCCTAGAGGATTTGAAAAGATACGCACTCCCAAGTAGCTAG
- a CDS encoding TonB family protein: protein MLDSDRQLLLGSAIASVLFHGIVFAVVAGMEMPAPPNREKTEKSLPAIAVKIIEPTPTSTATESQQNASTQPTQPTNSPSPSPATNSQPQASPPPTTQPAKQPTPLPTPTPTPSPRAKANPQSPTSPTRNSAQESPQPSPTNSPSQPQPETSPKPPKTTPSPTIPSSEQRRQEKVERLLQDIRNSQQENAQKPSDNGSEGENRENSASPSPATGESTEETTTAQRNDIRETNQSAPASPPTPKPSPSPSPQPQPRQSQVNCVRCPQPAYPKAAVEEQIEGSTRLLLDIDPNGNVTNVRVSRSSGSSLLDHAAMEAAWGYQFSASEYGYRGRGVTIHFQLRR from the coding sequence TTGCTAGATTCAGATCGACAACTACTTTTGGGCAGCGCGATCGCTTCCGTGCTGTTCCATGGTATCGTGTTCGCCGTGGTAGCTGGGATGGAAATGCCCGCGCCGCCAAATCGAGAAAAAACTGAAAAATCCTTGCCTGCGATCGCTGTCAAAATCATAGAACCAACCCCCACTTCTACTGCCACAGAATCGCAACAAAATGCTTCCACCCAGCCAACCCAACCCACCAATTCTCCTTCTCCTTCCCCCGCTACCAACTCCCAGCCACAGGCATCGCCGCCACCAACAACCCAGCCTGCCAAGCAACCCACTCCTTTACCAACACCCACACCAACACCATCCCCGCGCGCCAAAGCCAACCCACAATCACCCACTTCCCCAACTAGAAATTCTGCTCAAGAATCCCCCCAACCTTCTCCAACCAATTCACCAAGCCAACCCCAACCAGAAACATCTCCCAAACCACCAAAAACAACCCCTTCTCCCACCATCCCCAGCAGCGAACAAAGACGGCAAGAGAAAGTAGAAAGATTGCTGCAAGATATTCGCAATTCCCAACAGGAGAACGCCCAAAAACCAAGCGACAATGGCAGCGAAGGTGAAAACCGGGAAAATTCTGCTTCCCCATCCCCAGCTACTGGGGAATCTACTGAAGAAACCACCACCGCTCAACGCAACGATATCCGCGAAACCAACCAATCTGCTCCAGCATCGCCGCCGACGCCAAAACCATCCCCATCCCCATCACCGCAACCGCAACCGCGCCAAAGCCAAGTAAACTGCGTTCGCTGCCCGCAACCTGCTTATCCCAAAGCAGCCGTGGAAGAACAAATTGAAGGCAGTACGCGCTTGCTGCTGGATATTGACCCCAACGGAAACGTCACCAACGTACGGGTAAGCCGTTCCAGCGGTAGTTCTTTACTTGACCACGCCGCCATGGAGGCGGCGTGGGGATATCAATTTAGCGCCTCGGAATATGGCTACCGCGGTCGTGGCGTCACCATTCATTTTCAGCTACGCCGATAA
- a CDS encoding NFACT RNA binding domain-containing protein: protein MQPVDYTTLIAVCQELQQQWLPARLEQVHQRDRHTIFLRLRTINGVGWLCLSWHPQAARVCIGNPPPRNADTFTFSDQLRHQLHRLALVSIHPIAPWERVLDLQFTTRPGEEILWHLYAEVMGKRSNAILVNQENIIVTAAHQVSEAESSVRPVETGEPYEPPPPMNHPTPSLQESFERWQERVSLIPGQLSKQLLKSYRGLSPSLAHTMIRAAELDPKQNTTEVSAAGLQALFAKWQEWLQRLQKGDFFPQWIPSGYSVMPWEEGEAAASTQELLDRYYSYEENQHEFKQLRHQLQQKLNNLLKKQQKKYDNFQERLQQAEEAQNYKQQGDLLMANLYQMEPGMEQITLADFETGNPVTISLDPEKNGVSNAQAKYKKHQKLKRARQAVAPLLAQVEQEKRYLEQVENALAQLPEYRQPEDLQTLAEIRDELVQQGYMQAPEYRPQRKSDGESESFDRFRSPGGFEVLVGRNNRQNDILSFRTATEYDLWFHAQEIAGSHVLLRLPPGSVATEADLQFAADVAARFSRGKTSDRVPVVYTKPKYVYKPKGAQPGMVIYKNETVIWGSPGRLSA, encoded by the coding sequence ATGCAACCAGTTGACTACACCACCCTCATCGCCGTTTGCCAAGAACTCCAGCAACAGTGGCTTCCTGCCAGGCTCGAACAAGTACACCAACGCGATCGCCACACGATTTTCTTGCGCCTGCGTACCATCAACGGCGTCGGATGGTTGTGTCTCTCCTGGCATCCACAAGCCGCTCGGGTTTGCATTGGCAATCCCCCACCGCGCAACGCCGATACCTTCACCTTCTCCGACCAGCTACGCCACCAACTCCACCGCCTGGCTTTGGTTTCTATCCACCCCATCGCCCCCTGGGAACGGGTTTTAGACCTACAATTTACCACCCGCCCCGGCGAAGAGATCCTTTGGCATCTTTACGCCGAAGTCATGGGCAAACGCAGCAACGCCATTTTAGTCAACCAGGAAAATATTATTGTCACCGCCGCCCATCAGGTAAGCGAAGCCGAATCCTCTGTCAGACCGGTGGAAACTGGAGAACCCTACGAACCCCCACCACCAATGAACCATCCCACCCCCAGCCTGCAAGAATCCTTTGAACGCTGGCAGGAACGGGTAAGTCTCATTCCCGGTCAGCTGAGCAAGCAACTTTTAAAAAGCTACCGCGGCTTAAGTCCCAGTTTAGCCCACACCATGATTCGTGCTGCCGAACTTGACCCCAAGCAAAACACCACAGAAGTTTCGGCGGCTGGATTGCAGGCATTATTTGCCAAGTGGCAGGAATGGTTGCAGAGATTGCAAAAAGGGGATTTTTTCCCGCAATGGATCCCTTCTGGCTATTCTGTGATGCCCTGGGAAGAAGGGGAAGCCGCTGCTTCTACTCAGGAACTGCTCGATCGCTACTACAGCTACGAAGAAAACCAACACGAATTCAAGCAACTGCGCCACCAACTGCAGCAAAAACTCAACAACTTGCTGAAAAAACAGCAGAAAAAATACGACAATTTTCAAGAACGCTTGCAACAAGCTGAAGAGGCTCAAAATTACAAGCAGCAAGGGGATTTGTTGATGGCCAATCTCTACCAAATGGAACCAGGGATGGAACAAATTACCCTTGCCGATTTTGAAACCGGCAACCCAGTCACCATTTCTCTAGACCCAGAAAAAAATGGTGTCAGCAACGCCCAAGCCAAATACAAGAAACATCAAAAACTCAAACGTGCCCGGCAAGCGGTGGCACCTTTGCTGGCGCAAGTCGAGCAAGAAAAGCGTTATTTGGAACAGGTGGAAAATGCTTTGGCACAGCTACCGGAATACCGACAGCCAGAGGATTTGCAAACCCTAGCGGAAATTCGCGACGAACTGGTACAGCAAGGCTACATGCAAGCGCCGGAATACCGACCGCAACGCAAGAGCGATGGGGAATCGGAAAGTTTCGATCGGTTTCGTTCTCCGGGAGGGTTTGAGGTTTTGGTAGGGCGCAACAACCGGCAAAACGATATTCTCAGTTTCCGTACGGCCACCGAATACGATTTGTGGTTTCACGCCCAAGAAATTGCTGGCAGCCACGTTTTGTTGCGTTTGCCACCGGGGTCGGTAGCCACGGAAGCAGATTTGCAGTTTGCTGCAGATGTTGCTGCTCGTTTTAGTCGCGGGAAAACCAGCGATCGCGTTCCTGTTGTCTATACCAAACCCAAATACGTGTACAAACCCAAAGGTGCCCAACCTGGTATGGTAATTTACAAAAACGAAACGGTCATTTGGGGCAGCCCCGGGCGTTTATCGGCGTAG
- a CDS encoding DUF370 domain-containing protein, which translates to MDIQLINIGFGNIVCANRVVSIVSPESAPIKRIVSDAKEQGKLVDATYGRRTRAVIITDSGHVILSAIQPETVAHRFVLDKNHHASKH; encoded by the coding sequence ATGGATATTCAGCTGATTAATATTGGGTTTGGCAACATTGTCTGTGCCAACCGCGTCGTTTCGATAGTATCTCCAGAATCTGCTCCGATTAAGCGTATCGTCAGCGATGCCAAGGAGCAGGGAAAACTGGTGGATGCTACTTACGGCAGGCGTACGCGGGCTGTGATTATTACCGATTCTGGCCATGTCATTCTATCGGCTATACAGCCAGAAACAGTTGCCCATCGCTTTGTGTTGGATAAAAACCACCATGCCAGCAAACACTAG